A single window of Narcine bancroftii isolate sNarBan1 chromosome 1, sNarBan1.hap1, whole genome shotgun sequence DNA harbors:
- the coq4 gene encoding ubiquinone biosynthesis protein COQ4 homolog, mitochondrial isoform X2: protein MLLHAVRVASTYSLDEDRYSSLYQTHIPTNLLQKTLLATGSAFMSLYDPYRHDMVAVLAETTGQIAIRNLRDRMRNDAEGHQILQDRPRISTSTLDLTSLRELPPGTLGREYIRFLDVNQVTPDSRMPVKFVDNEELAYVMQRYREVHDFMHTLLGMPTNILGEVAVKWFEAVQTGLPMCILGAVFGPLRMSARKIKILTRDLIPWAVQCGRTAHCVLNIYYENRWDQNLESLREEIGILPPPLQNTSRM, encoded by the exons ATGCTGCTGCATGCAGTTCGGGTGGCCAGCACGTACTCGCTTGATGAAGATAGATATTCCAGCTTGTACCAAACCCACATCCCCACCAACCTGTTACAGAAAACGCTGCTCGCAACTGGCTCTGCCTTTATGTCTCTATATGATCCATACCGCCACG ATATGGTGGCCGTTCTGGCAGAAACTACAGGGCAGATAGCAATCCGCAACCTCCGCGACAGAATGAGAAACGATGCTGAGGGACATCAGATTCTGCA GGACAGACCTCGGATCAGCACATCAACGCTGGATTTAACCAGCCTGAGAGAGTTGCCTCCAGGAACGCTTGGCAGAGAATACATCCGCTTTCTTGATGTCAAC CAAGTAACCCCTGACAGTCGGATGCCTGTGAAGTTTGTTGACAACGAGGAACTTGCCTATGTGATGCAGCGTTACCGTGAAGTGCACGACTTCATGCACACGTTGCTGGGCATGCCCACTAACATTCTTG GTGAGGTTGCTGTCAAGTGGTTTGAGGCAGTACAGACTGGTCTGCCCATGTGCATTCTGGGAGCTGTGTTTGGCCCACTCCGCATGTCTGCCAG AAAGATCAAGATTTTGACAAGAGATCTGATCCCATGGGCTGTACAATGTGGCAGAACTGCTCACTGTGTACTGAACATCTACTATGAGAATCGATGGGACCAAAACTTAGAGTCACTGCGGGAAGAGATTGGGATTCTACCACCTCCTCTTCAAAACACAAGCAGGATGTAA
- the trub2 gene encoding pseudouridylate synthase TRUB2, mitochondrial produces MKGVRSLSGLFAVYKPAGVHWKRVRDTVETKLLKALNSSERPVQEYQIRFLPNSAQGTNDAETNLTVAQVPVLANHPRVRGPKFVHLKVGVGHHLDYRSSGVFVLAVGSGNKQLSYLHNCHLTKEYTVKGSFGTATDDFSDTGRLIEKTTYDHITQDRLDRIIAVIQGSHQKALITYSGIDLKSQEAYELACRGMLRPLHKSPPIITGIRCIELALPNFILEIQCVHETQQYLRKIIHEIGLELKSSAVCTSVRRTREGVFSLDDTLIKTEWNLQNISTAVQHSQLRVEAALLEEHWRRTAFSGESMSTGDQARGLGRYPVATTAAS; encoded by the exons ATGAAGGGTGTGCGGTCGCTGAGCGGCCTTTTCGCCGTCTACAAACCGGCCGGCGTCCATTGGAAGAGAGTCCGTGACACCGTGGAAACTAAGCTGCTGAAAG CCCTCAATTCTTCAGAACGTCCAGTCCAAGAATACCAAATCCGCTTTCTGCCAAATAGTGCTCAGGGAACAAATGATGCAGAAACCAACCTGACTGTGGCACAGGTGCCAGTCCTGGCAAATCATCCACGAG TCCGAGGTCCTAAATTTGTTCACCTGAAGGTGGGAGTTGGTCATCATCTGGATTATCGATCATCTGGCGTCTTTG TGCTTGCAGTTGGCAGTGGCAACAAGCAGCTATCTTACCTGCATAACTGTCACCTGACCAAG GAATACACAGTAAAAGGCAGCTTTGGAACAGCAACAGATGATTTTTCAGACACAGGAAGACTAATTGAGAAAACAACTTATG ATCATATTACACAGGACAGGTTGGATCGGATCATCGCTGTGATCCAGGGCAGCCACCAGAAAGCTCTGATAAC GTATTCTGGCATCGATTTGAAAAGTCAAGAGGCATACGAGCTTGCCTGTCGGGGGATGCTACGCCCACTGCACAAATCCCCTCCCATCATCACTGGCATTCGATGTATAGAGCTGGCCCTTCCGAATTTCATTCTAG AGATCCAATGTGTGCACGAGACCCAGCAGTACTTGCGCAAGATTATCCACGAGATAGGTTTGGAGCTGAAATCTTCGGCAGTGTGTACCAGTGTGCGACGCACGCGTGAAGGAGTTTTTTCTCTGGACGATACATTGATTAAAACAGAGTGGAATCTACAGAATATATCCACTGCAGTTCAACACAGCCAGCTGAGAGTGGAAGCAGCACTTCTGGAAGAGCACTGGAGACGCACTGCCTTCTCTGGGGAAAGCATGTCGACTGGAGACCAAGCTAGGGGCCTAGGAAGGTATCCAGTGGCCACAACAGCAGCATCCTGA